From a region of the Sminthopsis crassicaudata isolate SCR6 chromosome 6, ASM4859323v1, whole genome shotgun sequence genome:
- the TET2 gene encoding methylcytosine dioxygenase TET2 isoform X2, with the protein MEQDRTNHIEGNRLSPFLIPPPSHICQTESLAVKLQNGSPLTERPHPEVNGENRWLSFKSSYGMPPAKESQNNCVSPDFMHEDREYPKCIQNGGIKRTSSEPSLSGIHQNKKVKQDQDIIGKRHDFRGNQEGNNQGENSNQPNESNSCNKVPLNFTVQEELVSNFPCSARHNFSASENSQFKNQNEQERKNVSYSNKNIVLYLKNKAVPMPNGATVSASSMENTHGELLEKTLSPYYPDRVSIAMQKTTSHINAINSQATNELSYEVTHSSHTSGQTNSLLTSNSELPQMPTAVVPEACNAENSSVPATVPDSYPLQKPEKQVQQQKSIFEICPSPVENCNHQAGRELVRGEEFCLGCGNNLQIPGGNPDGYSKQTEMSEAYSRQKSVFAKDSFIVTTPPLPPHSSPLPFLLPLLPPPPVPQPPSEMESTLHDEVAEKPHHYPSQREESLLREMKNEGVSEGPMSQNRDLSICATKSLMFPEKPQNNCVHQNEISASIMTLAVPSCSEGKKPISEQPNQQPEVIGSGRDLQQHYQKIIGQKDQEVSSEKERQEAKEHVLQTQSYLKPGWIDLNSSHFHQEESHPKSKEELLRMMLQYQSNKIDQMTSKQYSRGPNISKGTQGQTYIQKMVQQDQMSQMYQMENAQVQAQALMDQFQNHSPQMPLPKIESPLQVHMETHCMPKSHFQARPDYQVEKPLDPPLKQQHLNSQAAETEPFLPSHLSQPSLQKQAAQAKLPLNLLLTLNHQQQKINGKNKEAGLQIFPHSHGSNEQQKERPSFGQMRREECLHSENQYSKSDEFLSHNTHVGLEQVHNVNSKNSSYGQMLKSNINMQLSCQNNIYLASERKENTNNSEFFIGNKTQDLQHMQYFPNNTTSKPGVSHRCFQEQGHNLQQASPHQQLPQVYHNKNQDLPSKQITQDLQQRYSLHHQPAALAVPEQRASHIQSPLQKDFQKHAALRWHLLQRQEQQQAQQAKTEACHRQMLKPIKVEAEAKPNACMSSLAGPPEIKAWKKAAKQEVQHLGCDQSQQKSIIETMEQQLKQIQVKSLFDHKALTIKSQKHVKVEMAGSVTVLTRNTSASELDGHIPTSEQQATSSEKTPTKRTAGSVLNHFLESPSKLLDTPIKNLLDTPVKIQYDFPSCSCVGLDRRVKLLELKELSILVKKARVLRDALLPNG; encoded by the exons ATGGAACAGGATAGAACCAACCATATTGAGGGAAATAGATTAAGTCCATTCCTGATACCACCACCTTCTCACATTTGTCAGACAGAGTCACTGGCAGTGAAGCTACAGAATGGTAGTCCATTAACAGAAAGGCCTCATCCAGAAGTAAATGGTGAAAATAGGTGGCTATCATTCAAGAGCAGTTATGGAATGCCCCCTGCAAAGGAAAGCCAGAATAATTGTGTCAGCCCAGACTTCATGCACGAAGATAGAGAGTATCCCAAGTGTATACAAAATGGGGGAATAAAACGTACATCTAGTGAGCCTTCTCTCTCTGGAATCCATCagaacaaaaaagtgaaacaagATCAAGATATCATTGGGAAAAGACATGACTTCAGGGGAAACCAAGAAGGAAATAATCAAGGTGAAAATAGCAATCAACCAAATGAATCCAATTCATGTAACAAGGTGCCTCTGAACTTCACAGTTCAGGAAGAATTAGTCTCAAATTTTCCCTGCTCTGCAAGGCATAACTTCAGTGCGTCTGAAAActcacaatttaaaaatcaaaatgagcaGGAGAGGAAAAATGTTAGTTACTCAAACAAGAACATTGTATTATATCTTAAAAACAAGGCAGTGCCAATGCCTAATGGTGCTACAGTTTCTGCCTCTTCTATGGAAAACACACATGGTGAACTCCTGGAAAAAACACTATCTCCATATTATCCAGATCGTGTTTCCATTGCAATGCAGAAAACCACATCTCACATAAATGCCATTAATAGTCAGGCTACTAATGAGTTGTCCTATGAGGTCACTCATTCATCACATACCTCAGGGCAAACTAATTCCCTACTGACCTCAAACTCTGAGCTGCCTCAAATGCCAACTGCAGTGGTGCCTGAGGCCTGCAATGCTGAGAACTCCAGTGTACCAGCTACAGTGCCAGATAGTTATCCCCTTCAGAAGCCAGAAAAACAGGTGCAACAACAGAAATCCATTTTTGAGATATGTCCCTCTCCAGTAGAGAACTGTAACCACCAAGCTGGTAGAGAGCTGGTACGTGGTGAAGAATTCTGTCTAGGTTGCGGCAACAACCTCCAAATTCCTGGTGGCAACCCTGATGGATATTCAAAGCAAACTGAAATGAGTGAAGCTTACTCCAGGCAAAAGTCTGTGTTTGCTAAGGATTCTTTCATTGTCACTACTCCTCCACTACCACCCCACtcatctcctcttccttttcttcttcctcttctaccTCCTCCTCCAGTTCCACAACCTCCCTCAGAAATGGAAAGCACTCTGCATGATGAGGTGGCAGAAAAACCCCATCACTATCCCAGCCAACGTGAAGAAAGTCTTCTAAGGGAAATGAAGAATGAGGGAGTGTCAGAAGGCCCTATGTCTCAGAATCGTGACCTATCCATATGTGCTACCAAATCTTTAATGTTTCCAGAAAAGCCTCAGAATAACTGTGTCCACCAAAATGAAATATCAGCTTCCATTATGACATTGGCAGTTCCCTCATGCTCTGAGGGAAAAAAGCCAATATCAGAACAGCCCAATCAACAACCAGAAGTCATTGGAAGTGGTAGAGATCTCCAGCAACACTATCAAAAGATTATCGGACAAAAAGATCAAGAAGTATCAAGTGAGAAGGAAAGGCAAGAGGCAAAAGAGCACGTATTACAAACTCAGTCATACCTGAAACCAGGCTGGATTGATCTGAATTCCTCTCACTTTCATCAAGAAGAGTCTCACCCAAAATCTAAGGAAGAATTATTGAGGATGATGCTTCAATATCAGTCCAATAAAATTGATCAGATGACCTCAAAACAATATTCCAGGGGTCCCAACATATCCAAAGGAACCCAAGGGCAAACTTATATCCAGAAAATGGTGCAACAGGATCAGATGTCCCAGATGTACCAAATGGAGAATGCCCAAGTACAGGCTCAGGCCCTGATGGACCAGTTCCAAAATCATTCGCCCCAAATGCCCCTCCCTAAGATAGAATCTCCACTCCAAGTCCATATGGAGACACACTGCATGCCAAAATCTCATTTTCAAGCAAGACCAGATTACCAAGTTGAGAAACCCTTAGACCCACCACTGAAACAGCAGCACTTGAACTCTCAGGCTGCAGAAACTGAGCCATTCTTACCCTCACACCTGTCACAGCCTTCACTTCAGAAACAGGCAGCACAAGCAAAATTGCCTTTAAATCTGCTTCTCACTCTAAATCATCAGCAGCAAAAAATTAATGGGAAGAATAAAGAAGCAGGGCTCCAAATTTTTCCTCATTCACATGGCAGTAATGAGCAACAGAAAGAGAGGCCTTCCTTTGGCCAGATGAGAAGGGAGGAATGCCTTCATTCTGAAAATCAGTATAGTAAGTCTGATGAGTTCCTATCTCATAACACACATGTAGGGCTAGAGCAGGTACACAATGTTAATAGTAAAAACTCTTCTTATGGCCAGATGCTGAAATCAAACATAAACATGCAACTTTCATGCCAAAACAATATATACTTGGcttcagaaaggaaggaaaataccaataattctgaatttttcatagGAAACAAAACACAAGACTTGCAGCATATGCAATACTTTCCAAATAATACAACTTCAAAACCAGGTGTGTCTCATAGGTGCTTTCAAGAACAGGGACATAACTTGCAGCAAGCATCTCCCCATCAACAGTTACCACAAGTGTATCACAATAAGAACCAAGACTTGCCTAGCAAGCAAATAACTCAGGACCTTCAGCAAAGGTATTCATTGCATCACCAACCAGCTGCCCTGGCTGTTCCAGAACAGAGAGCAAGTCACATTCAATCACCTTTACAAAAGGATTTCCAAAAGCATGCTGCCCTACGGTGGCACCTCCTGCAAAGGCAAGAGCAGCAACAAGCCCAACAAGCCAAGACTGAGGCTTGCCACAGACAGATGCTCAAGCCAATTAAGGTAGAAGCTGAAGCTAAGCCAAATGCCTGTATGAGTTCTTTGGCAGGACCACCAGAGATCAAAGCATGGAAAAAGGCTGCAAAGCAAGAAGTACAGCACTTGGGGTGTGATCAGTCACAACAAAAGAGCATCATTGAGACCATGGAGCAGCAACTGAAACAGATTCAGGTTAAGTCCCTGTTTGATCACAAGGCCCTTACCATCAAGTCACAAAAGCATGTGAAAGTAGAAATGGCAGGATCAGTCACTGTGTTAACTAGAAATACCAGTGCTTCAGAACTTGATGGGCATATCCCAACATCAGAGCAGCAAGCAACTTCTTCTGAAAAAACACCCACAAAAAGAACAGCTGGTTCTGTTCTCAATCATTTTTTAGAATCACCTTCCAAGTTACTAGATACACCTATAAAAAATTTATTGGATACACCTGTCAAGATCCAATATGATTTCCCATCATGCAGTTGTGTAG gtttgGACAGAAGGGTAAAGCTATTAGAATTGAAAGAGTTGTCTATACTGGTAAAGAAGGCAAGAGTTCTCAGGGATGCCCTATTGCCAAATGG GTAG